One window from the genome of Gavia stellata isolate bGavSte3 chromosome 10, bGavSte3.hap2, whole genome shotgun sequence encodes:
- the RNPC3 gene encoding RNA-binding region-containing protein 3: protein MAAPGGEEVRSAGVGLGAGPPHPGVPPHPGVARRRGRTLLVRHLSAELTAAEKEDLLKHFGAVSVRVLSDHGRLKHTAFATFPSENAAVKALSRLHQLKLLGHTLVVEFAKEQDSVQVLSQPSVSEKCKSSEEAVKEEEKKEPSCVKIENGIAPNHGLTFPINSCLKYLYPPPSSTILANIANALASVPKFYVQVLHLMNKMNLPPPFGPITARPPMYEEYLPVPVPPPPIPPLPPEEPPLPEEEEEPLSSGDESEYESDNEEEKERMTKLMELATLQPKRPINTKKRGVRKKQRIKDLLNVPVCTPHSNLHPTLSPSDVFEQPQHVGHKKIEFHITTDIPAVLQINSEKEEKNDLYVATEEINNTGFGRIFPAPSSNDKMETEEEDDEIPSEFISRRDLEKNRLSREEMEKFSVFKNYEPGDPNCRIYVKNLAKQVQEKDLKFIFGRYVDFQSEVERNMFDIRLMKEGRMKGQAFIGLPNEKAAAKALKEANGYVLFEKPMVVQFARSARPKQDANEGKRKK, encoded by the exons ATGGCGGCGCCGGGCGGTGAGGAGGTGCGGTCGGCCGGCGTGGGGCTGGGTGCCGGCCCGCCTCACCCCGGCGTCCCGCCTCACCCCGGCgtggcgcggcggcggggccggacGCTGCTGGTGCGGCACCTGTCCGCCGAGCTGACGGCGGCGGAGAAGGAGGATCTGCTGAAGCACTTCGGGGCGGTGTCTGTGCGCGTCCTGTCGGACCACGGGCGGCTG aaACATACTGCTTTTGCTACCTTTCCCAGTGAAAATGCAGCTGTGAAG GCTTTGTCAAGACTTCATCAGCTGAAACTTTTAGGTCACACCTTAGTGGTTGAATTTGCAAAGGAGCAAGATAGTGTGCAGGTACTTAGCCAGCCTTCTGTCTCAGAGAAGTGTAAAAG ttcagaagaagcagtgaaagaagaagagaagaaagaaccAAGCTGTGTTAAAATAGAGAATGGAATTGCACCCAACCATGG CCTCACCTTTCCCATCAATTCTTGCCTCAAATATTTGTATCCACCACCTTCAAGTACAATTCTAGCAAATATAGCAAATGCCTTGGCAAGCGTGCCCAAATTTTATGTCCAG GTACTTCATCTGATGAATAAAATGAATCTTCCTCCACCTTTTGGACCAATTACTGCTCGCCCTCCCATG TATGAAGAGTATTTACCAGTGCCTGTGCCACCTCCCCCAATCCCACCTCTGCCTCCTGAAGAGCCTCCTTTgcctgaagaggaagaagagccACTATCTAGTGGAGATGAATCAGAATATGAAAGTGAtaatgaggaggaaaaggagag aatGACCAAGTTGATGGAATTAGCAACCCTTCAGCCTAAAAGACCAATAAACACAAAGAAGCGTGGTgttagaaaaaagcaaagaattaaaGACTTATTGAATGTTCCCGTGTGTACTCCCCACAG TAATTTGCACCCTACACTGTCACCTTCAGATGTCTTTGAGCAGCCACAGCACGTAGGTCATAAAAAAATTGAGTTCCATATTACTACTGACATCCCAGCTGTTCTTCAGATAaactcagaaaaagaagaaaaaaa TGACCTTTATGTAGCCACAGAAGAAATCAATAATACAGGCTTTGGAAGGATTTTCCCAGCTCCTAGCTCGAATGATAAAATGGAAACTGAAGAGGAGGATGATGAAATACCATCAGAATTTATTTCTAGAAGGGatctagaaaaaaacagactttCTAGAGAAG aaatggaaaaattttctgttttcaaaaactATGAGCCAGGTGATCCAAATTGCAGGATATATGTGAAGAATttagctaaacaagttcaagaaaag GATCTCAAGTTCATTTTTGGAAGATATGTTGACTTCCAGTCAGAAGTAGAACGAAATAT GTTTGATATACGTTTGATGAAAGAAGGCCGTATGAAGGGACAGGCTTTCATTGGACTTCctaatgaaaaagcagctgctaaagctttaaaagaagcaaatggATACGTCTTATTTGAAAAACCCATGGTGgtt CAATTTGCTCGTTCAGCTAGACCAAAACAGGATGCcaatgaagggaaaagaaaaaagtag